The genomic segment AGGTTCGCCCTTGCACTTTGAAAGGCTACTTTGTTCCCGTGCCTACCTGCGCCCAGGTCTTGGTCACCACGGGTTTGATGATCGCCGCGAATTCCTCGTAGGCGGGTTCCAGAAAATGCAGCTTGTCGGGTTGGTACAGTTCCAGGCGCGGCTTGCCGTCTTTGAACAGCACCGGATTGACGTCAATGAACCCCAGGCGTTTGTCGCTCTCGCAATACGCTTTGATCAGCGTGTTGGCCGCGTCCACCACGGGCCACTTGTCTTCTTTTTGCGGGGCGCGGTTGATCGAAACGAACAGGATGCGCGTTTGCGGCAAGCGCACACGCACGCGCGTGACGAATTGCCGGAAGCGGTCAGCGATGGCCTGGGCTTTGTGATTGGCGTTGATGTCGTTGCTGCCGCAGTAATAGACAATCACTTTCGGCTCGTAAGGCAAAACGACCTTGTCCATGTGGTACAGAATGTCGGACGTTTGCGAACCGCCGAAGGCGCGATTGAAGACCGGCAACGGCGCCATGTGTTCTTGCAGTTTGGCCCATTGGCGAAAGATGCTGCTGCCGATGAACAGGATCGCGCCTTTGGGCGGCGGGTTGGTTTTGTCGGCCGCGAGAAAGGCGTTGATCGCCTCGTCAAAGCGCTCGCGCGCCGCATTGGCCGCCGCATCTTGCGCGTGCGTGGGAGGAAGCAGAGTGAAGAGGAACAACAGAATGAACCAGCGTCGTGTGATGTTCATAACGTAACCTCAGTTGGAGAAAAGTGACTTTGTTGGGATTGATCAGCCACCACTATTGGCGCAAACAATACTCGCCCACAGCCATTCCGTCGAGGGCGCGCGCCTGCGAAGGATGCGGCCCCGGCGGCTCGTTGGGACGGTACCGCGCGCGTGAGCAAGCGGCGCGTCAACCTTACACCCTTCGCTGAACCGCCCAAGCTCGGCTTGCTCACGCGCGCGGTACCGTCCCGCACCGGCCTTACACCTGCTCCAGCTTCCACGGCTGGCGATAGGGCCGCGCCAGCATTCCATTCGCTTCTTTATCGCCGACGAATTGCTCTGTGGCGGCGTCCCATTGCAACGAACGCCCCAGCCGCGTGGCGATATTGCCCAGGTGGCACAGCGTCGCGGTGCGGTGTCCTTCTTCGACATCGGCTACGGGCCGCTGGCGGCTTTTGACGCAATCCAGGAAGTTGCGCACGTGCAGGTTCGTGGCGTCCTTCACCACCGCTTTGACATCCTTTGCGGGCACTTCCGGCTGTTCGTGCTTGCGCCAGGTTTCGGGCAGGATTTGATAGCCGTTGCGCATGATGCTCAGGCTGGCCTTGGTGCCGTGAAAGACCAGGTATTCGTCGCGTAAGCGGTTGACCTCGCGCCCCGACCACGAAACCACGGCGGTCGGGAAGTTGTACAACACCTCTTGCACATCGGGTGTCTGGCCGCCGTCTTTGATTTCATACCGCCCGCCAAAGGCCGTCACTGCCGTCGGCCCTTCGGCGCCGAGCACCCAGCGCGCGATGTCCAGATTGTGCGCGCCCCAGTTGGTCATTTGCCCGCCGCTGTAATCCCAGAACCAGCGGAAATGATAGTGACAACGAAACGGGTCGTAGGCGGCGTAGGGCGCAGGCCCCAGCCACATATCCCAGTTCAGCGTCTTCGGACATTCTTTGCTCGGCCCCAGGATTTCTTCAGGCTTGAAGCCGGGCATGGCGTTGCGCGTGTACCCGGCGCTGATCTTGTGCACCGCGCCGATGCCGCCTTCTTTGATCAGTTTGACGGCCTCCTGGTAATGCGGCCAGGAGCGTTGTTGCGTGCCGGTCTGCACGACGCGGTTGTATTTGCGCGCCGCCTCGACCATCTTGCGGCCTTCGTAAACGGTCAGCGAGAGCGGCTTTTCGCAATAGACATCCTTGCCCGCCGCACAGGCCAAGATCGTCGGCAGCGCGTGCCAATGATCGGGCGTGCCCACGAGCACGGCGTCCACGTCTTTCATTTCCAGCACCCGGCGAAAATCTTCGTGCTGTTTGGGTTGGTTGTTTGCCGCTTTGGCCGCGCGTTCCAGGTAAGGCTGAAACACATCGCACACCGCCACGGCATTGATGTCGGGCTGTTTCAGGAATTGATTAAAGACGGATGTCGCGCGGTCGCCGCAACCGATCACGCCCAGGTTGACGCGATCATTCGCCCCGCGCACGCGCATGGCGCTCAAGGCCGTGC from the Acidobacteriota bacterium genome contains:
- a CDS encoding Gfo/Idh/MocA family oxidoreductase — translated: MRQLSRRAFTKTTLAASAGTALSAMRVRGANDRVNLGVIGCGDRATSVFNQFLKQPDINAVAVCDVFQPYLERAAKAANNQPKQHEDFRRVLEMKDVDAVLVGTPDHWHALPTILACAAGKDVYCEKPLSLTVYEGRKMVEAARKYNRVVQTGTQQRSWPHYQEAVKLIKEGGIGAVHKISAGYTRNAMPGFKPEEILGPSKECPKTLNWDMWLGPAPYAAYDPFRCHYHFRWFWDYSGGQMTNWGAHNLDIARWVLGAEGPTAVTAFGGRYEIKDGGQTPDVQEVLYNFPTAVVSWSGREVNRLRDEYLVFHGTKASLSIMRNGYQILPETWRKHEQPEVPAKDVKAVVKDATNLHVRNFLDCVKSRQRPVADVEEGHRTATLCHLGNIATRLGRSLQWDAATEQFVGDKEANGMLARPYRQPWKLEQV